Genomic DNA from Pseudorasbora parva isolate DD20220531a chromosome 17, ASM2467924v1, whole genome shotgun sequence:
AAGTGGAGAAGATGATCGCTGATGACCATAGTTTGAACCACGAGTACCTGCCCATTTTAGGCCTACCAGAGTTTCGTTCCAGTGCGTCTAAGATCGCTCTGGGTGAAGACAGTCCTGCCATCAAGGACAACCGGGTCAGATGAGATGCTTTGAGATTGTATTAATAACTGTCAGCCattgctccagtcttcagtgtcacatgatccttcagaaatcattctaatatgctgaggAATAATTCACCtagaaatgaaaatgatccaatggtatactcaccctcaaaccagcctaggtgtatatgacaatcTTATTTCAAAAGAATTAtcaagttatataaaaaatgtcctggctcttcaaagctttataatggcagtgaatggcagcccaaaatttgaagcccataaaagtgcatccatccattaaaaaagtaatccacatgagGGGTTATTAAAgcccttctgaagtgaagcaatgggtttgtgtaagaaaaatatccatatttaaaactataaaaaaatgtattaagtaaaatatctagctcccGGCGGACCGCTTTCCGTATTCAATTTACAAAgaacctaggatggcttgatggtaactaaattatgggataattacattttttggttGAATtgtttagaaatagggcttattcaactttttCCTagatttagatatgtgggcaaatgcatttttgtcccagtgcatgcatttttttagtttggcagagctgcgctagcttagcttagcataatgaatggaatcctatgttgccagctagcatgtcccgattaaaagtgatcaaaaaaagaaccccacctaattacttcttgtggcctgcgtattcacgggtacaaatagcgatgcagattaagactaggcgatttccttggcagatattgacttgggactatattatggggaagcacgggcgaagcactgctacttgtgcgcagagatatcacgcaacacattgcgatcgctcaacagccAGAGGACGTGAGGTTGAGAGGCATGATATCTCCCAAGTTGTAGTGCTTCGCCTGTGTtcaggacatgctagctggtaacataggattccattcattatgctaagctaagcttgCGGCGatcctgccaaactaaaacaatgcttgcactgagacaaaaatgcatttaccgacatatctaaatgtaggaaagaagttgaataagccctatttctaaaaacagtgaagtgttcctttaatgCTTCCTtcctgaataaaaatattaatttattaaaacaagaaatcttactgaccccaaacattgGAGCGGTAGTGTACAGTAGAGTGGCCAAAAGTGACGTCCGACATAGGGAAATTGACGTTTTCAcactttattcaaatgattaaaaaatgtgttaacttttttgtaagcatattgcagTTCATATTGAGTCAGTAGTTTTATTTGTGGTAATGCATGCCAAATTGTGCGGACATACCTTTTGCCCAGGCTGCCATACAAAGAAATTATGAAGACATGCAAAAATAAGAGAAAGTCTTAATaactatataataaaataataactaattatgttgtaaaataaaacatagcTGTAATTTACCCCTTTTTACACCTTAACCAAGTTTAGTTTTATGTTCTTCCCTCATATTCctcatattttgatgttttaattGAACTCTTGGGGTTATTAACAACAAATCCCCAAACCAATTCCCAGGAaatcacttttggccactactgaggaaatcaaaaaaaaaaaaaaaaaaagattcaagaaatatttcttcaGCAATCAATTTCAAGTTTGgcaaaaagtttattttggaCCTCGttacacatttattttcttgtttGCAGTAGAATAATACTAATATAGattcctgttttttttattgcaggTAGGAGCTGTGCAATGTTTGGGTGGTACTGGTGCTTTAAAGATCGGAGCAGAGTTTCTTCGCCGTTGGTACAATGGAACTGACAACACAAAAACTCCAATTTATGTGTCTGCACCCACATGGGGTGAGAACAAGACCTAATTAAACTTGGAAAATACTGTGATAAATGTCATTCTGATATTTAATTGGCTACAATACTGTACAACATATATGTAACAGTTAGCATAACTAATTTCATGCAGGCCTTGAGTTCAATTGACATTGTGCTTATACATTGTTGTCTCAAATGCTTAAAATGTTAAGCCATCTTCCATGCTTATTTCAGTTTGTGGTCTTTCGTTCTAGAGAACCACAATGCCGTTTTCTCTAACGCTGGATTTGAGGACATCCGTCCATACAAATATTGGGATGCAGCGAATCGTGGACTTGATCTGACGGGTTTTCTGGGTGACCTGGAGGTGAGTAGTGATTTTGAAATTCCATTTTCTTTCACAAAATAAGCACtttatgtttattaatttatcaGTTATTGATAAGTTATCTAAAAACCTTCGATTATGTGCAGAAAGAAGTGCCTTTTTTTCATTTACCACGGTTGAGCGTGacagatttttattttctgCTGGGCTCATATTAGGACAGTAGTtataaaaaaatccagaaaccACAATGAatgattttttaaactatttatttgtatgatacagctgcaaataagtatttgaacacctgagaaaatcaatgttaatatttggtacagtagcttTTGtgtgcaattacagaggtcaaacgtttcctgtagtttttcaccaggtttgcacacactgcaggagggattttgggcCACTCCTCctcacagatcttctctagatcagtcagatTTCTGGCCTGTCCCTGAGAAACAAttagtttgagctccctccaaagattctctattgggtttaggtctggagactggctaggccacttcagaaccttgatatgcttcttacagagccactccttggttatcctgtctgtgtgcttcgggtcattgtcatgttgtaagacccagccttgacccatcttcaatgttctaactgagggaaggaggttgttccccaaaatctcacaTGGCCCCAGTCATCCTCTACAGTGCAGTtaccctgtcccatgtgcagaaaaacaccccaaaagcatgatgctaccacacccatgcttcacagtagggatggtgttcttgggatggtactcatcattcttcttcctccaaacatgtttagtggaattatgaccaaaaagttctattttggtctcgtCTGACCAtgtgactttctcccatgactcctctggatcatccaaatagtcattggcaaacttaagacaggCTTGGACATgaggtttaagcaggggaaccttccgtgccatgcatgatttcaaaccatgacgtcttagtgtattaccaacagtaatcTTGGAAacagtggtcccagctcttttcattgaccagctcctcccgtgtagttctgggctgatttctcacctttcttgggatcattgagaccccatgaggtgagatcttgcatggagccccagtctgagggagaCTGACAGTTacgtttagcttcttccattttctaatgatggCTCCAACCGTTGAtctttttttcaccaagctgcttggtaatttccccatagccctttccagccttgtggaggtgtacaattttgtctctggtgtctttggacagctctttggtcttggccatgttagtagttggattcttactgattgtagtAGGTGgtcaggtgtctttatgcagctaacgacctcaaacaggggcatctaatttaggataataattagagtggaggtggacattttaaaggcagacttagatcacacagaacgcattTTTAAGGTTCGAAAACGCAAGGCACACTGCACTGCCTTTTTTGGTAagcgttttttcattcagaaaagAGCAGTGCGCTGCggggtttttttttatgtttctaggcaacccccgaatcacctgtactgtcagtcaaatcaatgtaacggtcaacacaacggaaggcccgcctctccattcattcgattggacaaaagaaaataaacgCGATGACGTCGGGCGCTTTTCCGCTCaaagttgactttttttcaacttcatgcgctcgaAAGTTCTCAacgctccttcaaaaacgcgaggcgcaacAAGCGGTTAAAACGTGAGGTGCCCAGGGCGCACaagcagcgcgcataacgctctctgccaaccgaaatacattcaaaaaaggcgcctctcgctgcaaaaacgcgttctgtgtgatcggggcctaacaggtctttgagggtcagagtctagctgatagacaggtgttcaaatacttatttgcagctgtataatacaaataaatagtttaaaaattatacattgtgatttctggattttgtttttagattatgtctctcacagtggacatgcacctacgatgacaatttcagacccctccatgatttccaagtgggagaacttgcaaaatagcagggtgttcaaatacttattttcctaactgtttttttgaaaaataaatgtttatttgaaataaattaatacttttattcagccaggacacattaaattgataaaaattgacAGTAATAAATTCCATTGAAAAGAATGAGGTATTTGgaactttttatttatcaaagattaattttttaaaaatatttagcagcacaaaatattgttttcaacattgataataataagaaatgttttttgagcagcatattagaatgatttctgaatgatcatgtgacgctgaagactggagtaatgacgctgaaaattcagctttaccatcacaggaaaaaatattccatttaaatatattaaaatagaaaacagttcttttaaatggtaatatgtcacaattttactgtttttactctatatttcatcaaataaatgcagccttgatgaagAAGAGACTTTGAaccaaaacattacaaaaaatgtaattgaccCCAAACAGTAGTGTATTTTTATGAAATTCTTTACAAGGAAaaaaatctgtttgaaaataaatatttgctatATGACgtgcaattaaaaaaatgtctgtcCTGCCAGAGCGCACCTGATCACTCCATCTTTGTGCTGCATGCCTGCGCTCACAACCCCACCGGTACAGATCCCACCCAGGACCAATGGAAGCAGATCGCTGATGTCATGAAGGTGAGCGCATCACGATAACCACACATCATCTGACGGTAACATCGCTGGCCGGTTGCATAAACTGCTTAAGACAAGTCTTAAAAGtagtaatttcatttttttcttcaagacTGGTTATAACTTGAATTGGAAAAGTAAAAAAGATTACTTCTTATCTAACTGCTAGGTGGTCAAAATAGTtctttaagggatagttcaccctaaaatgaaaattaaccatcatttactcaccctggtgTTGTTGTAACGTATTATGCTCTTTTATCTTTCATTCCACAAAaggatacatttaaaaacaaatgtccCGGTTATGTTTTTTGAACATAAGGGAATGATAAAtgttcaaacatttaaaaaagaaaaagtaaagaTGAAAAATAGAAgattagaaaaataaaataaaataaaataaaaacacagctAAGTATTTTACTTTCCTGTAAAAGCTCATGTACAAAAAAGGAGTAGAAAGAAGTGAATCTGTTATACTCCTAGCCCTTTAATTCTTACTTTCCTTTAAATGACATAGATACGCCTATGCTTAcgcatacacatacacacatctacatatatacatacatacgtaTGTACACAtttgtatacagtatatacatacatacagccatacatatctatacccctatatccacatacacatatacatactcacacatatacatatacatacttCAAAAGTGACCACTAACAAGTATTCCAAATCATAACAAAGGGCTCCCATTTTCCTACGGTACTTCTTGATACTTCTTAAGAATCTTTtctgtatacattttattatgttaGAGCATTGCTTTAAGTTTTCATCTATTTTATTCCAGAATTTAACTCCACATATTGATAAACATATTGAAACTTCTTGCATCTCAAtcaaaaaatagtttttaatagtAATTATTTTACATAGTGCCCCTAGTTTTATTTAGTTCTGAGCGATATTGGGAGTCATAAAGAGACGCTGACGTGATGCGCTGTGAATCACACATTcagctatttgtaaattgtgcaCACTTCTAGATTTGTGAACACGAGGTGCAGGCAAATTCTAATTTTCTGCAACAGTTCACTAAATAAGTTAATAtaagtgacttacatttttaaaaaaaatggtctgTTTCACAAACAAGAATAGTTACAAACgtgaaaaaataaaagaaagaagAGCATACCCTGGACCACAATACCAGTCATAGGggtccatttaaaaaaatataagctttccattgatgtagagtttgttaggataggataTACAACTTTTTGAAAATCTAGAGTCTGAGGGTGCAGAAAaatcgaaatattgagaaaagcGCCTTTAAATTTGTCCAAGTGAAGTCCATTTTCAtgaaacatgatctttacttaatatcctaattatttttggcataaaagaaaaatcaaatGTATTGTTGCCTATTACCACAAATATATCCGTGTGACTTGTGGTCCAGGGTATTAGAACAACACtaccagggtgagtaaattatgacttcattttcattttcgagtgaactatacctttaagacCGTCTTTACAAAGAGGCTAAGTTTATGCAACAGGTTTAGAACATTAAAGCACATGGTACAAAAATGGAACTTAGTTGCATGCAATTACAACCTACTGTTGTCCAAATTTAAAAtcttgatatttttaaaaatactgaGTTAACTATTGCATAATTACCTACACCCAACATATCTTAAGAAAATTGCCGAGTCAGACAGGACACAGAATGTGAAAAGTTTCATCATTGAGAGCTGTAATTCCCTTTTTTTCCTAACAGTGTTCTTCTCTCACCTCTCTCTTCAGCGAAAGAATCTGTTTGCCTTCTTTGATTCAGCCTATCAGGGTTTTGCCTCAGGAAATTTAGACAAAGATGCCTGGTCTATCCGCTACTTTGTGTCACAGGGTTTTGAATTGTTCTGTGCCCAGTCATTCTCAAAGAACTTCGGTCTTTACAGTAAGTAGTTCCCGCTGGTTTTACATTACTCGCTACAGGTTGTTTTAATGCCAAAACCATTTGATTTTAAAGAATAACCTGACTCCACAGATGAGAGAGTGGGGAACCTGACTGTTGTAGCTAAAGATCAAGACAATTTGAATCGTGTTCTGTCTCAAATGGAGAAGATCGTCCGAATAACCTGGTCCAACCCTCCGTCCCAGGGAGCTCGTCTGGTTGCCATCACACTCAACAACCCTGAGCTCTTTGCTGAATggtaaatacaattaaaatcaattcagttttgttattttaaataatatgtgtgtgtgtgtaatacaatacaataccaTTCAAATGTCTGGTTCTAAGATTGTATTGCTTTTGAAAGAAAATAATCATTATATTCtgcaaagatgcattaaattgattttaaaaaagtgatattaaagacattattttcgaactatttttttatttaaaagaaatgtgGTTATTCTTCACTTTCTGTTAATCAAAGAATCTTGACAAGGCATCCTCACAGTTTGcgcaaaaatattaagcagcacaactgttttcaacattggtaataaaaataagaaatgttactttagcacaaaatcagcatattagaatgatttctgaatgtgACAATGGAGACTGGAGAAAATTCAGCTCAcaggaatatttttttttttttaaatgtattaaaatagaaaacggttcttttaataataatgttttacagtttttactgtatttttgattaaataaatgcagccttgattaagagacttctttcaaaaaacgtaccaaccctaaacttttgaaaggtAGTGTTTGTCATTTTTGCATGTCACATTTAACCCCAAAATCACAATGAGAAAATATCAATACAATTTTGCATTAAGAAAATAAGGCATATTTAGGAGTaagcaaaataaatattttttttagttgttgcattatttcattatttttaaaacaaaaaattaagaaactggtcatttaaaaacaacattattttgttattaactGCCATTAAAATTTagcttttttaaacaaacaactttttttccaaataacattgcaataacatactttttatataaaatatatatgtttattttattttctctctctGCACCGTCCTTAAtcttatagtatatatatatatatatataatatattataaaataccggtatatatgcAGGTGTTTTTGAAGTGATTATTGTTTGCCGTTTTCTATTTTCCTACAGGAAGGACAATGTAAAGACAATGGCAGAGAGAGTCTTGCTGATGCGTGCTCAGCTGAAAGAGAAACTAAAAGCACTAGGAACTCCAGGAACCTGGGAGCACATCACCGAACAGATCGGCATGTTCAGCTTCACAGGACTCAACCGTAAGCACCTCCTTCACGCAAGATTCATCTATTTAAATGGCATATAAAATGTCCATCCTATGGGATTAGTTTAAGATTGCATTTAAATGCACCAGGTTCAAATGTCAATCATAGtgaatataaatgtaacaatgaaatattttaataaatacattttaaaatgactattCTACACCTTGTaactttttagtttattcttagctaaaaacacttagttctttcaaaaatatatgtgctcattaatttatatttacttctttcaagtaataaagtattctcgtaagtttataatatgaaaatacatacaggtgaggggttcgaatgccggtcgccatgttggccctccatcttgaaagtacattagccaaagagggacatacccgtaaattcaagcttcgcctttcgcgttttaacactcgatggcactcatggaagaggtcgaactgaaagccatgttaatcttggactaaatcggccaccgtaggagttaaaacgaaatcagaattgagaggaacagaaactaatattcactggatagtcatatacctttacaccactagatggaGGAAAAtatatcacagtgtagctttaaagtaaaccaaataaatgtaaatagcTAATAAACTATGccctgataaataaataaaaattaaaaaaggttttattttgtgagtgtgtgcagAAATCTTAACTGTTTCTTtcctgttttatttatataagcCTGCCAAATATGCTTTATATTAAGTGTTTTTGTGTATGTTAAAGCTGTAATCCCAATGGATGGATTTTATATGCAataaaaatgcatacattttaaatgtaaaaaaattttttgagaGTAAGGCTTATAAGTAAGAGTTATtgtaaatgtgcactatgtagtatttttacagtacaatttccaaaaaccactaggccagtgttatatattttgttcagttgattatttacaatatcccaaatgtttccaactatttataaactgtgagaaaattgctattttaaccaaggacccgggatgtctgagcatagcgtctgagggagtcgcctgtcaattgtctcatatctgcattaccctcatattccggttttattctgcagaagcgctttactcttagtagtgtgaagacatttcacagcagccgctgagcgaacgcacagagtaacgtcataacatcattttaaacacacttaaatgtgtctaatatgataaacagagctgcgttacctcattctcatgacgggaaaagcggaaatagcgcccagcgactgtgtcccatcataataaaagtcccggtgctcgcgaggcatctcattaacaatcgctccagcggccgtgctcagctccctcaacactcggtcctgctctgctttacactacagtaacgttaataaccgcatccatcaacatgattttttCCCCAGTCCTACTGAGAAAAGGCATTGTGTTTGCAGTTGCCACATGATATTTGGTTATCTAATGCAATGTATGCTTTTCAATTTAACATCGATCAACATCACTGAACCATTTCAAAATGTTCTGTTTTACAGCTAAGCAGGTGGAGTACATGATCAAAGAAAAGCACATTTATCTAATGGCCAGCGGTCGGATCAACATGTGTGGCCTCACCTCCAAGAACATCGACTATGTGGCCGAGTCCATTCACGAGGCTGTCACTACAGCCTAATAAGCTCCTTTACCACACttcctgtttgtgtgtgtgtccacacaTGAATATAgacgcacacagacacacacacacacactgatacacacCGTCACGTGTCAGCTTATGCTGGTCTAATTTAGTAATCAGCATTTCAACAtcctgttttaatttgtaattataAGGCATAGAATCAGTCCCAGAAGATATATATATTCCCCTCAACCAAATATTTTCTGTAGTGAATATTGCAAATCTTGTTTTTATGAATAAGCACTTTGTGGGAGGGTTTAAAGTCAACCAAACAACTGTCTTTGGATTTTAAGTTCCATCTTGAATGATTTTTGTGATCTTTCATGGTCCTTAGATTAAATTCACACCGCTTAGtgaatcagagttatataaaggTGTCAGGGTGGAAAGATACTAAGAACTAGCCCtatctcaactttttttttaaatcgcatTTCACTGTATTAAGTGCTCAACTGAAGGACAATGTGCATGTTTCAAGGTGTATGTGTCTGTATCGGTTGCTTAAAACATGCATACAGAGATGGCTCTAGAACTTGAATGACTGGAGGCACTAGATTATGAAATATGGGTTGAAGCAACATTTTACCCTTAAATCAGCTTTTTGTAATTCACTTTTAAAACTATTGTGAATAAATGGAGGGACAAACCTAGTATTGTTTGAAGTAGTGCATTCTGGGATAGTGGGTCTCTGAGGAGGAGTGAATTAATGCAGAAAAGTGATTTTGGGGTTGAATATTCTTTTAAGCGTTTCGTGTTTGATTATGCTTGTTCTGGATATTCTGGGTTGTGAAGACCCCAGACATTGTTTTGCACTTTATTTTCTGATGTATTTATCATTTCTGGTCCATCAAATCCACTGCTGTG
This window encodes:
- the got1 gene encoding aspartate aminotransferase, cytoplasmic; protein product: MSIFVEVPQAAPVAVFKLTADFREDQNPNKVNLGVGAYRTDECQPWVLPVVRKVEKMIADDHSLNHEYLPILGLPEFRSSASKIALGEDSPAIKDNRVGAVQCLGGTGALKIGAEFLRRWYNGTDNTKTPIYVSAPTWENHNAVFSNAGFEDIRPYKYWDAANRGLDLTGFLGDLESAPDHSIFVLHACAHNPTGTDPTQDQWKQIADVMKRKNLFAFFDSAYQGFASGNLDKDAWSIRYFVSQGFELFCAQSFSKNFGLYNERVGNLTVVAKDQDNLNRVLSQMEKIVRITWSNPPSQGARLVAITLNNPELFAEWKDNVKTMAERVLLMRAQLKEKLKALGTPGTWEHITEQIGMFSFTGLNPKQVEYMIKEKHIYLMASGRINMCGLTSKNIDYVAESIHEAVTTA